TGAACCGTATCGTGGACAAGGATGCATCTGCCACGGTGCTTGCAAAGATAGAAGGAAGAAACCCAGCGTATTCCGTAAAATGTCGTATCGGCGCAGCCATGATATGGGACGCCGAGAAGACGGGAAAACTGAAAGCCGGCATGGAAATCGTAGAACCCACCTCAGGCAACACAGGCATTGCGCTTGCGTACGTGGCAGCAGCACGTGGATATAAGGTTACCCTCACCATGCCGGAAACCATGAGTGTGGAGCGGAGAAAGACCCTCAAAATACTCGGCGCCAATATTGTGCTTACGGAGGGGCCGAAGGGCATGAAGGGCGCCATCGAAAAGGCGGAAGCGATTGCAAAGAGTGACCCCGCGAGATATTTCATGCCTCAACAGTTTGAGAATCCGGCCAATCCAGCGATTCACGAGACGACCACCGCCGTAGAAATCTGGAACGATACAGAAGGAAACGTGGATATCCTCGTTGCCGGCGTGGGTACAGGTGGCACCATTACTGGAGTAAGCCGCTATTTCAAGAAGACCAAAGGCAAGAAGCTGATCTCTGTTGCCGTAGAACCGGCCGATTCGCCGGTTCTCACCCAGACGAGAAATGCACAGCCCGTGAAACCAGGCCCCCATAAGATCCAGGGTATCGGGGCCGGTTTCGTACCTAAAGTCCTTGACATGAGTCTCGTGGATCGTATAGAACAGGTAACGAACGATGAGGCCATTGAAATGGCCCGAAGGCTTGCCAACGAAGAAGGTATACTGGCGGGTATCTCCTGCGGTGCAGCGGTGGTGGCCGCAGCGCGGCTCGCACGCGAACCTGAAAATGCCGGTAAAACCATCGTTGTCATACTGCCGGATTCGGGCGAACGATATCTTTCCACCGTGCTATTCGAGGGCCTTCTTACAGGCGTGGATAAGGCGACGGCGGGAGATGCGGTGATTTAGGTGACACTTGGTGAGGCGCAACAGAAACGTCAAGATATGTACCTCATGCTCATGATTAGGAAAGAAGAAGGGATGCGTGTTTA
This genomic window from Syntrophorhabdaceae bacterium contains:
- the cysK gene encoding cysteine synthase A; protein product: MKQIYEDNSYSIGRTPLVRLNRIVDKDASATVLAKIEGRNPAYSVKCRIGAAMIWDAEKTGKLKAGMEIVEPTSGNTGIALAYVAAARGYKVTLTMPETMSVERRKTLKILGANIVLTEGPKGMKGAIEKAEAIAKSDPARYFMPQQFENPANPAIHETTTAVEIWNDTEGNVDILVAGVGTGGTITGVSRYFKKTKGKKLISVAVEPADSPVLTQTRNAQPVKPGPHKIQGIGAGFVPKVLDMSLVDRIEQVTNDEAIEMARRLANEEGILAGISCGAAVVAAARLAREPENAGKTIVVILPDSGERYLSTVLFEGLLTGVDKATAGDAVI